From the genome of Capricornis sumatraensis isolate serow.1 chromosome 17, serow.2, whole genome shotgun sequence, one region includes:
- the SELPLG gene encoding P-selectin glycoprotein ligand 1 — MLLQLLLLLALLGPRSSLQLAETSKNETVTAPGPLYPGDDGGLPEDDESDYDYVVQTDPPEMLDDSTEVPNFLPMVATLGQRESAGPTTPKLFILEMSTRDSAVLNATGATTERLSPELVTLVSLTRELVTEIPPKMKDLSTELAAATEALSTEPAPTEAPSTEPRLTEAPSTEPRLTEALSTEPVPTEALSTEPVPTEALSTEPVPTEAPSTEPTPTEALSTEPRLTEALSTEPMPTESLSTEPKIIETLPTEPATTEAPFREPTTIPALPTDPTTVEALPTRPATTRGLTTALPVASDTPKGTTVAAGDWSDDFTGSSVAPIPVEGLPDPGPVKQCLLAILILALVATIFLVCTVVLAIRLSRKNHLYPVRDYSPSEMVCISSLLPEGGEGPAPTPNGDLPKAKDQGRKAGPGEDREGDDLTLRSFLP, encoded by the coding sequence ATGCTTCTGCAACTCCTGCTGCTTCTGGCCCTGCTGGGCCCTCGCAGCAGCCTCCAGCTGGCGGAGACCAGCAAGAATGAAACCGTGACGGCCCCAGGCCCCCTATACCCAGGTGATGATGGGGGACTCCCAGAAGACGATGAATCAGACTATGACTATGTAGTACAAACAGACCCTCCGGAGATGCTTGACGATAGCACCGAGGTCCCCAACTTTCTGCCTATGGTGGCAACGCTGGGGCAGAGAGAGTCTGCAGGGCCTACGACACCTAAATTATTCATTCTAGAGATGTCCACAAGGGACTCTGCTGTCCTGAATGCCACAGGGGCaaccactgagagactgagcCCAGAACTGGTCACACTGGTCTCTCTGACCAGAGAACTGGTCACTGAAATCCCTCCCAAAATGAAGGATCTGTCCACAGAGCTGGCTGCAGCCACAGAAGCCCTGTCCACAGAACCCGCGCCCACAGAGGCCCCGTCCACAGAACCCAGGCTTACAGAGGCCCCGTCCACGGAACCCAGGCTTACAGAGGCCCTGTCCACAGAACCCGTGCCCACAGAGGCCCTGTCCACAGAACCTGTGCCCACAGAGGCCCTGTCCACAGAACCCGTGCCCACAGAGGCCCCGTCCACAGAACCCACACCCACAGAGGCCCTGTCCACGGAACCCAGGCTTACAGAGGCCCTGTCCACAGAACCCATGCCCACAGAGTCCCTGTCCACAGAACCCAAAATCATAGAGACTCTGCCCACGGAAccagccaccacagaagccccttTCAGGGAGCCCACTACCATACCAGCCCTGCCCACAGATCCAACCACTGTGGAGGCCCTGCCCACGAGACCTGCTACCACCAGGGGCCTAACCACAGCCCTTCCCGTGGCCTCTGATACTCCCAAGGGCACCACTGTGGCAGCTGGCGACTGGTCTGATGACTTCACTGGGAGCTCTGTGGCCCCGATCCCCGTGGAGGGCCTGCCGGACCCGGGCCCCGTGAAGCAGTGTCTGCTGGCCATCCTCATCCTGGCCCTGGTGGCCACCATCTTCCTCGTGTGCACCGTGGTGCTGGCCATCCGCCTCTCCCGCAAGAACCACCTGTACCCCGTGCGCGATTACTCCCCCAGCGAGATGGTCTGCATCTCGTCTCTGCTGCCCGAGGGGGGCGAGGGGCCCGCTCCCACGCCCAACGGGGACCTGCCCAAGGCCAAGGACCAGGGCCGGAAGGCAGGGCCGGGGGAGGACCGTGAAGGGGATGACCTCACCCTGCGCAGCTTCCTCCCTTAG
- the TMEM119 gene encoding transmembrane protein 119, with protein sequence MVSAAARSLAVSLLLLLLLRVLPTASHSMSLQAGFLEDTGGSGEAEGSSASSPSLPPPQTPALRPTSVGPEPTPLAGPKPPTNFLDGIVDFFRQYVMLIAVVGSLVFLLMFIVCAALITRQKHKASAYYPSSFPKKKYVDQSDRAGGPRAFSEVPDRAPDGRPEETLDSSQQLQAHILAATQNLKSPSRAAPSSGDLARALEVRSEDEEKGPREADLEVQARALPAEKPEVPPPPEEPCSVEVDAAAGAAAATEGQGEPDVAPSLAQEAGGPAGPPENPCACGSVPPSI encoded by the coding sequence ATGGTTTCCGCAGCGGCGCGCAGTCTCGCcgtgtctctgctgctgctgctgctgctgcgggtCCTGCCCACGGCGTCCCACTCCATGTCCCTGCAGGCTGGCTTCCTGGAGGACACGGGGGGCAGCGGGGAGGCCGAGGGCTCGTCGGCCTCCTCCCCAAGCCTCCCGCCGCCCCAGACCCCGGCCCTCAGGCCCACGTCGGTGGGGCCCGAGCCCACGCCCCTGGCGGGCCCTAAGCCCCCCACCAACTTCCTGGACGGCATCGTGGATTTCTTCCGCCAGTACGTGATGCTCATCGCCGTGGTGGGCTCCCTGGTCTTCCTGCTGATGTTCATCGTCTGTGCGGCTCTCATCACCCGCCAGAAGCACAAGGCCTCTGCCTACTACCCCTCGTCCTTCCCCAAGAAGAAGTACGTAGACCAGAGCGACCGCGCGGGGGGCCCCCGGGCCTTCAGCGAGGTCCCCGACCGGGCTCCCGACGGCCGGCCCGAGGAGACCCTGGATTCCTCCCAGCAGCTCCAGGCTCACATCCTCGCCGCCACCCAGAACCTCAAGTCTCCCTCCAGGGCCGCCCCAAGCAGTGGAGACCTAGCCAGGGCACTAGAGGTTAGGTCAGAGGACGAGGAGAAAGGCCCCCGGGAGGCGGACCTGGAAGTCCAGGCACGTGCACTTCCGGCGGAGAAACCCGAGGTGCCTCCTCCGCCAGAGGAGCCGTGCTCAGTGGAGGTGGACGCAGCTGCAGGTGCGGCGGCAGCCACTGAAGGTCAAGGAGAGCCAGACGTGGCTCCCTCACTCGCCCAGGAAGCCGGGGGCCCAGCTGGTCCCCCCGAAAACCCCTGTGCTTGCGGCAGTGTCCCCCCCAGCATCTAA